In Tenrec ecaudatus isolate mTenEca1 chromosome 4, mTenEca1.hap1, whole genome shotgun sequence, a single window of DNA contains:
- the RBM14 gene encoding RNA-binding protein 14 isoform X2, translating into MKIFVGNVDGTDTAPEELAALFAPYGTVMSCAVMKQFAFVHMRENAGALRAIEALHGHELRPGRALVVEMSRPRPLNTWKIFVGNVSAACTSQELRSLFERRGRVIECDVVKGMVPTGA; encoded by the exons aTGAAGATATTCGTGGGCAATGTCGACGGGACCGACACGGCGCCGGAGGAGCTAGCAGCCCTCTTCGCGCCCTATGGCACGGTCATGAGCTGCGCCGTCATGAAACAGTTCGCCTTCGTGCACATGCGCGAGAACGCGGGCGCGCTGCGCGCCATCGAGGCGTTGCATGGCCACGAGCTGCGGCCCGGGCGCGCGCTCGTGGTGGAGATGTCGCGCCCACGGCCGCTTAACACTTGGAAGATTTTTGTGGGCAATGTGTCGGCTGCGTGCACGAGCCAGGAACTGCGGAGCCTCTTCGAGCGCCGAGGACGCGTCATCGAGTGTGACGTGGTGAAAG GTATGGTTCCGACCGGCGCTTAG
- the RBM14 gene encoding RNA-binding protein 14 isoform X1, with amino-acid sequence MKIFVGNVDGTDTAPEELAALFAPYGTVMSCAVMKQFAFVHMRENAGALRAIEALHGHELRPGRALVVEMSRPRPLNTWKIFVGNVSAACTSQELRSLFERRGRVIECDVVKDYAFVHMEKEADAKAAIAQLNGKEVKGKRINVELSTKGQKKGPGLAVQSGDKTKKPGAGDAAFPGTGGFSATFDYQQAFGNSTGGFDGQARQPTPPFFGRDRSPLRRSPPRASYVAPLTAQPATYRAQPSVSLGAAYRAQPSASLGVGYRTQPMTAQAASYRAQPSVSLGAQYRGQLASPSAQSAAASSLGPYGGAQASASALSYGGQAAAASSLNSYGAQGSSLASYGNQSYGAQAASSYGVRAAASSYGAQGAASSLGSYGAQAASYGAQAAASSLAYGAQAASYGAQPSASYNAQSAPYAVQQAASYSSQPAAYVTQPAAAAAYAGQPAAYAAQAATPMAGSYGAQPVVQTQLNSYGAQASMGLSGSYGAQSAAAATGSYGAAAAYGAQPSATLTAPFRTQSSASLAASYAAQQHPQAAASYRGQPGSAYDGAGQPSAAYLSMSQGAVANANSTPPPYERTRLSPPRASYDDPYKKAVAMSKRYGSDRRLAELSDYRRLSESQLSFRRSPTKSSLDYRRLPDAHSDYARYSGSYNDYLRAAQMHSGYQRRM; translated from the exons aTGAAGATATTCGTGGGCAATGTCGACGGGACCGACACGGCGCCGGAGGAGCTAGCAGCCCTCTTCGCGCCCTATGGCACGGTCATGAGCTGCGCCGTCATGAAACAGTTCGCCTTCGTGCACATGCGCGAGAACGCGGGCGCGCTGCGCGCCATCGAGGCGTTGCATGGCCACGAGCTGCGGCCCGGGCGCGCGCTCGTGGTGGAGATGTCGCGCCCACGGCCGCTTAACACTTGGAAGATTTTTGTGGGCAATGTGTCGGCTGCGTGCACGAGCCAGGAACTGCGGAGCCTCTTCGAGCGCCGAGGACGCGTCATCGAGTGTGACGTGGTGAAAG ACTACGCGTTTGTTCACATGGAGAAGGAGGCTGATGCCAAAGCCGCCATCGCGCAGCTCAACGGCAAGGAGGTGAAGGGCAAGCGCATCAACGTGGAGCTCTCAACCAAGGGTCAGAAGAAGGGGCCTGGCCTGGCTGTCCAGTCTGGGGACAAGACCAAGAAACCAGGGGCTGGGGATGCGGCATTCCCTGGAACTGGTGGCTTCTCTGCCACTTTCGACTACCAACAGGCTTTTGGCAACAGCACTGGTGGTTTTGATGGGCAAGCCCGGCAGCCCACGCCACCTTTCTTTGGTCGCGACCGCAGCCCCCTGCGCCGTTCACCTCCCAGAGCCTCTTATGTGGCTCCTCTGACAGCCCAGCCTGCCACTTACCGGGCACAGCCCTCTGTGTCCCTGGGGGCTGCCTATAGGGCCCAGCCTTCTGCCTCCTTGGGGGTCGGCTATCGGACTCAGCCCATGACCGCCCAGGCAGCCTCGTACCGAGCTCAGCCCTCTGTCTCCCTCGGGGCCCAGTACAGGGGCCAGCTGGCTAGCCCCAGCGCCCAGTCTGCTGCTGCATCCTCGCTCGGCCCTTATGGTGGGGCCCAGGCCTCAGCTTCAGCCCTCTCCTATGGGGGGCAAGCTGCCGCAGCCTCTTCACTCAACTCCTACGGGGCTCAGGGCTCATCCCTGGCCTCCTATGGTAACCAGTCTTATGGCGCCCAGGCAGCCTCTTCCTATGGCGTCCGAGCGGCTGCCTCTTCCTACGGTGCCCAGGGAGCCGCCTCCTCCCTGGGTTCCTATGGGGCCCAGGCTGCCTCCTACGGGGCCCAGGCTGCCGCTTCCTCCCTAGCATATGGGGCCCAGGCAGCATCTTATGGCGCCCAGCCCTCTGCTTCCTACAACGCCCAGTCGGCCCCCTATGCTGTGCAGCAGGCGGCCTCCTACTCGTCCCAGCCTGCCGCCTATGTAACACAGCCAGCTGCGGCTGCCGCCTATGCCGGCCAGCCCGCCGCCTACGCGGCCCAAGCTGCGACCCCAATGGCTGGCTCGTATGGGGCCCAGCCAGTTGTGCAAACCCAGCTGAATAGCTACGGGGCCCAAGCATCAATGGGCCTGTCTGGCTCCTATGGGGCTCAGTCGGCTGCTGCGGCCACTGGCTCCTATGGGGCCGCAGCGGCCTATGGAGCCCAGCCTTCCGCCACCCTGACGGCGCCTTTCCGCACTCAGTCGTCAGCGTCGCTGGCTGCTTCCTATGCTGCCCAGCAGCATCCCCAAGCGGCCGCCTCCTACCGTGGCCAGCCGGGCAGTGCCTATGATGGGGCAGGTCAGCCGTCTGCAGCCTACCTGTCCATGTCCCAGGGGGCCGTTGCCAACGCCAACAGTACCCCGCCACCCTATGAGCGTACCCGCCTCTCCCCACCCCGGGCCAGCTACGACGATCCGTACAAAAAGGCTGTCGCCATGTCAAAAAG GTATGGTTCCGACCGGCGCTTAGCCGAGCTCTCTGATTACCGCCGTTTATCAGAGTCGCAGCTCTCGTTCCGCCGCTCGCCGACAAAGTCCTCGCTGGATTACCGTCGCCTGCCCGATGCCCATTCTGATTACGCACGCTATTCGGGCTCCTATAATGATTACCTGCGGGCAGCGCAGATGCACTCTGGCTACCAGCGCCGCATGTAG